The proteins below are encoded in one region of Malaclemys terrapin pileata isolate rMalTer1 chromosome 8, rMalTer1.hap1, whole genome shotgun sequence:
- the LOC128842200 gene encoding histidine protein methyltransferase 1 homolog — MAFQFNFSIEEKAGNELETLGDTALQLESAQASLNPGGSTEKSKEISSEENVVHKESLCAHEATPKTADPVANCSPDKSQVQVLPKKRDGFKVAKEHNIPEDFSKVLENKVMEAVQGLYYVNISVVEMTLSNDSHEEDIVSKSISSHSDLITGIYEGGLKIWECTFDLMDYLSEAEMQFINKTVLDLGCGAGLLGIFALKRNAKKVHFQDYNRTMIDEITLPNVVANCTDGGDDGISEPPSKKHKKADFTPALMSKCRFFSGEWAEFSQLLLSGNKPFPKYDLILTSETIYNPDYYSALHDTISKLLDENGRVYLASKAHYFGVGGGVHIFEKFIEERNVFRTRTVTVIDEGLMRYIIEMAFKISS, encoded by the coding sequence ATGGCTTTTCAGTTTAACTTCTCTATTGAAGAGAAAGCAGGAAATGAACTCGAGACTCTTGGTGATACAGCCTTGCAGCTGGAATCTGCACAGGCTTCTTTGAACCCAGGCGGATCTACAGAAAAGAGCAAAGAAATTTCATCAGAAGAAAATGTTGTGCACAAGGAATCTCTGTGTGCACATGAGGCAACACCCAAAACTGCAGATCCAGTAGCAAACTGTAGCCCTGATAAAAGCCAGGTCCAGGTGCTGCCAAAGAAACGAGACGGCTTTAAAGTTGCCAAAGAGCATAATATTCCTGAAGATTTCAGCAAAGTGTTAGAAAATAAAGTTATGGAAGCTGTACAGGGCctatactatgtaaatatttctGTGGTGGAAATGACCCTTTCAAATGATTCCCATGAAGAAGACATAGTGTCTAAAAGTATTTCTTCTCACTCTGATCTTATCACAGGCATCTATGAAGGGGGGCTGAAAATATGGGAATGCACTTTTGATCTCATGGATTATTTGTCAGAGGCTGAAATGCAGTTTATCAACAAGACAGTCTTGGATCTTGgttgtggggctgggctgctgggaaTATTTGCATTAAAGAGAAATGCTAAAAAAGTCCACTTTCAGGACTATAACCGCACTATGATTGATGAAATAACTTTGCCTAATGTAGTGGCTAACTGTACTGATGGTGGTGATGATGGAATTAGTGAACCTCCTTCAAAGAAGCACAAGAAAGCAGACTTCACACCAGCTCTAATGTCTAAGTGTAGATTTTTTTCCGGAGAATGGGCTGAGTTTAGCCAACTCCTGTTAAGTGGCAACAAACCCTTTCCAAAGTATGACCTTATTCTCACATCCGAGACCATCTACAATCCTGACTACTACAGTGCTTTGCATGATACGATTTCTAAACTGTTGGATGAAAATGGCCGTGTGTATTTGGCTAGCAAAGCACATTATTTTGGAGTGGGAGGTGGTGTGCATATCTTTGAGAAATTCATTGAAGAGAGGAATGTGTTCAGGACTAGAACTGTCACAGTTATCGATGAAGGGCTGATGCGGTACATTATTGAAATGGCCTTTAAGATTTCCAGTTAA